The DNA sequence AGAAGATTTACCCCCCTGTACCTCTCCCCTCTCGGCGGGATTGGAAAGAGAAACATTATCTTTATCAAGGCGCACGTACAAGAAATTCGCATTCAAAATAGtacaatcaaaatcaaaattagcaaatcctttttcttttcttttgaaaatacaTTCTGCCTTACAAAATTCGCAGATCACAGTGTATTTTTTTACAGGCGGGAATTTGTTACGTAATAAAACGAAAGGCGGGAAAACGTCATCACGTGAAAAATCATCCGAGGTAGATTTAACAAATCAGCTGCCGCCACGTCACTATGCTTTGAATGACatcgtttgttgtttttgaagtttgttCAGTTCGCTCTTCAACGGCAAACTGTTCTGGATGAACTCAAAATTTAATAAGAAAACATCAAGGAAATGTTACATAAGACAGGGATTCATCTCTTTTTACTCAGGAATATGCTAAGGAGTTGTTCGAAGCTCAAGGAAACATCATTTATAAGGATATTTCACGAAAGCCCAAAGCTCCGCAGGATTTGATTTGTATGGCGAGTGTTCTtggaaaattgaaaacaagctCATGCTATTTTACGCGATGAAAATCATGCAATGGACACTTATGCTATACAGTGGAGAACAGCGAAGTGCTTACCTGTAAGGAAAATTTGTTTGGTGTTGCTTTGAACCGTTGTCTCGAAGATACAATTTTTTTGTGCGGGTTGTTATTTCAAAAACCAACGCTTCACCGAACTGCAAGGACCAGTATTTACCAAAGAAACGCTCAAGAACTAACAAAAGAACAGCTATAAAAAAGACTTGTTTGTTTTCTGGACTTTCAAAAGGACTTTACTTGACTTAAACTGTTTTTATAGGAGCCTTGGATGATAAATGTGAAACTGTGAGTTCAATGTGTTTACTCTTTGCTCATTTGTTTGAATTGTACATGAACTGAAcatctttcatttgcttttatgATTGTTGTTTGTTACTTTATGAAAAGGTATGAATTAAAATTGATTCAGAAATTAATACTGTGGAAATTATGtgcttttgttttgctaaaagttcttgtttttaccCAATAATATCATCTTATGGCTGCTtgaagatacgaaatttctcctTTTGTGTTCAACTCCATGTTTTAATATCAGCTAAAGTTACTTGTTCTTAACGTTCTCAGTTAAAACATTTTATGGAGTTAGTTTAATCAGTTGAAAgaaatgaatttgaaatgatACTTTGAATCTGCTAAAGTTTGCGATTTGATTTCAAAAGCAAATCTCGTGTTTTGTCgagtataaaaatgacaaagaaaggaaaatggccaaaggcaagagctgagtagaaataaactgtaaacaaagaataaagaaacaaattgcgataaaattggaaaacttacgtGGTAGGATGAGTCCAGATAAGTGATGTGTCCGTGCTGCTGTACAGCTGATGTGAGATTCATCACCTGCTGTGGAGTCATCTTCACTCCCCAAAGCCTCAGTTCCTCCAGGTGAGGAGCGCAGCTGAGATGTTTTATCAAGCTGTCGACTCCTGCACCCAGAAGAGGATTGAATGACATGTTGAGGAACTTTAAGTTTGGAAGATCTTGTTTGAATACTCTGCTGATGAATTCCACAGCAGGTGATGATGTTACATTGATACGCCAGAGTACTAATGTCTCCAGTTTGTGTGTTGTTGGGATGCTCCTCAGTAGAGACTCTGTTACCTCAGCATCAAACACTTCACCGGGTTCACCCTCAACCTCTATCCAGTGTGGAGCGGTGATAAACGGCATCATCTCAATCATCAGTTCCACTTCTGACCTGTTCACAAACATAGCTTCAATCCACCAAACCCTGGAGAGACCATGACGCTTTGAACAACAACTGCTGCTGCTCTCTTCACTTGACTCATCACcattcatgtttttcttctttgttgtcTCTTCTAAACTAACTAACGTCTTTACCATTTCATATGGAAGAGGTTTTACAATTTGAGTAAAATAAAGGTgagtgttgttttcttctttcattaaaaaaaactcgtcTACTCTACGCCATGGAAATACATTCAAAAATTCTGATGCTTTCTGTTCTCCTGTTCTACTACCTATAACAGCGTTTAATTGCTgtgttaaattaattaaatttttataacTTTGCTCTGTATACGGGCCGCTATAAgagaaaaatatgtacaaaagTGAAGCGGtagttttaacaaaattttcctttgctACAATATTCAGCTGGTCAggatttattaaaaaaacaccTCCTAGATTAGAAAGAAAAGTGGGGAAAAGTTCTGATCTCGTGTCTGCTGAGCAGTAGAAGAATAACTGTGTACATAGAgtaagaacatttttttgtttattagaCAAATCTTCGACTGACGGTGCTTGGTTGTCGAAGCTGTACTCTCCGTCTTCCTTCGCCGCCATTTCCAACAGATGAATCAAGATCTCGCGCGCGGCTTCTTCTGACATTTCAgcagcaaattttaaaacttcattcaaCTTGAAGAACTTTTCAATTGAGTCGACTTTGAAAAGGGaattgttttcactttcttgaGATAACAGTTCttcttttagaaataaagaAGCCAAAAACTCCTGCATGGATTTGTGAATGAAGTGAACGTCTTTGCAGGGGTTAAGAGCGGACATGTTTAGCAGCTGAAACAACCCGGCCTCGATCAGTTTCTCAGTCAAAACGGGATCCGGCAGTTTACTGAGAGGAAAGTAAAGTAAATCGTGTAGAAGTGCGTCAAAGGCTAGTTCTCCTACTTTACAGAGTTCTTCTCTGTGGTTGTCAACTTTTTCCGccggctttttttgtttttcagacataTGATTAAACATGGTCTGTAGAAACTGAAAGTATACCATCACCCGTGATGAAGGTAGTCCTTCACGATCCTTTTCTTTCCaaaccaacaacaacattaaaagcaaaataggtATTTTTGCTATGTCCTTTAGGTCTTGTTGCTCTAAATATCGAAAAAATTCCTTCACATCTTGATCTTTCAAGAATCTACGGGCGAAGTCTTCTTGTCGCTTACGGTCAAAACCGTCGATCTCGAATTGAGCATCGCTGGAACTTTTCAATCCCTCTCCTTTCATGTCTCTAGATGTTATAATAACACAACAATCCCTCAACCGCTTTTTCTCCCAGATTTCAAGAACAGGTGATTGGCTTGCTGTGCTGTGTACGTATTCATCGTAGCCGTCCAAAATAAGCACCACGTTTTCTTGGTGGCGACGAACGTAATCGTACAGGTTCTCAATGGAAATTGGGCCATCACTCGCAAGAAGATTAGCAGCGCTCAGAATGGCCGGGACATCGTTGAGGTTACAAACATCGCGTAATTTGACCAAAAGTACGAGATGAAATCTTCCTGTTGTTCCTTTAAATCTGTGCTGGGACCAGTCGAATGTAGCTTTCTGCGTAAAAACGGTCTTGCCGATACCTGGTCGTCCGTGAACCAAAATGCGCTTGGGCGTATGATTAGGTCTTCGATGGTCAAAAATGTCGGTGTACCGTTTAAGTTTCTTCTGTGTTACTCCGCTGGGCTTCTTCTCATCCATAAGCCAAGACAACTGGGTGTAAATTTCATCGATATGAACGGCAGAGCTTTGGTCCCACGGAACGATTTTGATTTTGCTGTTGGTTTCATAAATTGATCGCAGCTGTTTCTGGCACTCCTCGAGGCAGAGAgaatctgtgaaagaaaattttacgttcctttttttaaagaattgttCGGTAATAACTTGATATCTTAATAGGCGAGGAAAGTTAAAGGGAGGTAGTTGACGCACAAAATATAGGCCCTCATTTATATAAACTGATCAGATCAccaaatataaataaaacttccatatttaaaaacaaattatccTCAACTCATGATACACCAACAGAAATGTAAGTAAGAGTTCATATAGAATATAGTGTAGGAATATAACTACAACGGTCAAACGGAGGAGGAATGCTCTTTATTAATTGAAGTTATTAATTGATTTATCTAtgctattttcttgttttccatcACCTTACACACTGACTTTAATTGGATGGGGAGCTAACTAGAAAATCTAACAGTTTATTTAGCTTCCCCAGCTCGCACTTATTATTTCTCTTATATCATAACGTTATAACGTAGCACAAATTTCAgttataaaaaagttaaaaatgtaattttaccGTGAGCTAAATAAAGAATCATTAATTATGGGCAGCCTTGGCCGAGTAACATTTATATGTAAAATAATGTATTTGAAGACTACATCAGTAAAGCAAGTGTAAAGGGGCGTTACCCCAAAAAGAGAGGTTCAGGGAGGAGACACCAATAGAGGGCTACCTCTCCAAAGCTGTTAGTGACGTTTGTGGTTGAGcactaaaaataattcttattttgTATAACTGGCCTCGAGGATTAACGCAGGTTAAAAATACCTTCGCAAAATTCTAACAGAAAAATTGAACGAGAAAAAGAAtttgtagcctgaatttcatccgattacctCGAGTTgggaggagaaaacgactcaaAGCAATTGGAATCATACTTGTTCTTTGCTACTTATTtctgaaataaatataaacaacTGCGACAATAAAGTTCATTTTGTATTGCAATATAACAAAcgataaaagtcattttcatattAAAGTAAGTGTGTTTAATCTACTGTACGTCCGGTACCATTTCTGCTTTATTGGATATAATAGTACCTGGTAACTCCTCCTTAGTGGCCGTAGAGCTAGAGGGCTGTTTCCTTGCTGACAGGTCTGTGAGTTAAACAAAAcagaataaaaattgaagtgAGACATTTAAAACAACAGTTATTCAAAAGTATTTGGGAAAAATGTTTATCAATCTGTCAGTTTTCTTACCACTCACATTTTAGGTTCTGAGTCTGAATAAAAAAGTTTCAATGACAAAACGCATTGAGCAGCTTGTCTTGGGACTGAAAGCTTACATCTTAGCTTTTACTTAATTGTGGGTGATACTGACATTTTAATTCACTAAAGGATGCCTGGTTGCAGTGTGCACAGTTTCAGACAATAAATGTATCTTTTAAACTTGGTTATGCAAGATTTCTCCTGCACATTGAGTTGACTCTGAAAGGCATCTAGTAAGCAGTTGtagttcaaaaacattttcaaaagagGAAATAAGCTCCTCAAATATTTACTGGACCTATCAAAACCATAgctatcaaccaatcagagggtagaGTTCTAGGATGATCTAAAACCAGAAAATAAAGCCTGAATGCAGAGAGCTTACTGGTTAGggttcagggctgtcactatGGTTTCAAGTTGCTGAGCAGGGGAAAAGAACATCCTGGAAATTCTTTTGGTCCGATTTTCCTTTAATTCCTGTGAAAGTAACCAGGGGTAGCCTGTGGGAATCTATTCCTCTCcgctcttagtgacagccctgttaaGTTGGTTACTAGTATTCTCAGCGTGTGGGGGAAGGGAGGAGGAGATACTACCCTATTAAAAAACTGTGGTGCTAgtcaaataaaaaattcaaaagtatcCCTAAAAGGTACAAAAATCTTGCTTTGTAGACATGGAAGAAATTCATTTCAAGGGGGGAGTCTGGTTAAAAGCAtgatttttcattgatttaCACTCATTTTCTTAAATATCTAGCCAAGAAATCGTTCAATTCAAAAATGACTCAATTAAGTTGCAGTCATTaattatttaagaatttttgGACGATTTtttgaatgtttttaatgtataaaaattaggggggggggggagatgtttaaaattgtgaaaaaatgggaaaatacTGGAATTGggggttgttaaaaattaaaatatgaagtaaATAATATTGGTAGACAATtaccagatagtccaccaccacaacaaggtgcctctgatcccattggcggactaactggtttatgtgtatacctATTCTACCCTCATAtatttccttcccaaatcaacattaTTTCCCCCAAATTTTAACCAGTCTCCCCTCTTAAGCTCTATAAGAGGTACCAAAAGGAGGAGGAGATAGTTCCCTTTAAAAATAGCAGAACTGctttacaaataataaaaaattaaagataataGGGGtgcttgtgaaaaaaaaaaataaaaataataataataataataataataaaaacaaaaagcgtCCCTAGAGGGTACAGAATCTTGCTTTGCGGGCATGTTGGAAATTCACTTTAACCCCTGGAAGGTACCAAAAGGAGATACCCCCCtctataaaattaaaattaacaaaaaacaaaacaaaacaaaaaacagggttttgtaaaaaaaaatccaaaagtaTCCCTTGAAAGTAACAGAATCTAACTTTGTGGCAGggaagaaattcattttaatgCCGAAGAGGCACCAAAAATCACTTGAGTAACAAAATAATTCCCACTCAACCTTACAGGCTCCTAACAGATACCACTTATGCTCTAATTAAACAAAGGTCATTTTAGACTTCAGGTCTCTCAGTATGCACTTGCAGAGTACCAACCCACAAATCTTACTGCCTAAAATAGTATGGTAAGCAGCTGATCAATTTTATCAGAAAACATCTCCCTCGTGTCCACCTGACCAATTTCTTTGTAACCTTTTTCtcataattttcttttacctATTTTACAGTTTCCAACAGTTGTGAGTTGACCAAAAAAATGTTGAACTCCATCCTTTTTCTATTATAAGAGATTAATTAACAAGGTTTGAAAGTGAGTATTTTTAATCAACCTCAGTACTTAACCAAAAACACTGACCTTCTGTAAACAGGTAAGGATTTAATTATCACATGGTTTAATAAAGGAGCATGACACCTACCTTCATAATGAGGCCATTGTTCAAACACAAATGGATCCTTCAACATGGTGGACACAAGAGAAGCTGCCATTATGCATGCATGACTCTCCCAAGAATTTTCTGCCGGGTTGTTACCATCGGCAAAGTGAGAAATACCTTTTACAATCACCCATTCAATCTTAAGATCATGTGCTGCAGCGAAAATCCctggaaaaaaacaacaaataattaataattcaaGATGAAAAAAGGTCCACGAGTGAGCATCACAGCCAGGGTTGAATAATGAAGATGTGACAACGTAAACAACATTATTTACTGTGCAAATGGGTAGGCAGAAAATGgaaacagtgattttaaaaGGCACATATAAATCAGcatatttaaataacaaaaaacaagacaaacaaataaaaaaccaGCTCACACATAAGGATGTTAATAGAATTTAACTATCCTTTTGTATTTTATCCAAAGGAAAACACTACTTAAACTACTGTCCTGCAATCAATTTTTTATGCATaatttagtatagaaaatacagcAAGTTACACAAACATAAACATCATTGTCCAAACATAGAATAGATCTTAAAAGATCAGATTGAAAACAGGATCACAAAGGATCATAACCAGCACCCATTTACACTGCACCTGGGTGGAGAGGGACAAAGTGAATCAAAGTTTCTTGCCCAAGGAAACAGCACAAAGTGCGGCAAAGCCTTAACCTGGACTCTCTAGATCTAAAGTTTGAGATGTACACCATGGGCCACCACTCCTCTCGTAAGAAAATGTAACAAGAGAAGAATGATGTCATTTAACAGGGAATAAATATCTTACCTTCCCCACCAAATGCAAATGCAGTAGCTTGAGTAACATGAGACATGTTTTGCTGTTTAGCACTGACTGGGTTTATGCCACTTAAAATATCCCCATCACAGCAGACCTGAACTTTACGATCTTCTGGACGTTTTAAAGGAGGAATCCAGCCATGATCTGCATGCCTGACAAGGTGTAAGATACCTCTTCCCACCGGGGTTTTTAATGATTCAGTTGTAAGCTTAGAAGATACCACAACATCACCTAGCTGTAACTTGGTGACTTCTGGGTTCAACCCACCACAGCAGCCAACATAGAAAACAGCTTTGGGTCTCAGTTCCACCACAGCATTCTTAACAGTGATCAGTGAGCCATGTGGAGCAGAAGAGCCATCAGAACATGTCATCAAAGCAACTTTTAGAGGCACATCTCCGCTTTTGCCCATGTTCCCAAAGTACACATATCCAAGGTTCACGTGGTAGCTTTTAAAGGAATTTCTTAAGTATGTATAACAGGCTAGGAACTCACAGTCCTTTACTGTCAACAAAAGAATGTCAATTGGAAAACAGACTTCATTCCAAGGTTTAAATGTGTTAGAAAGATCACTTTTCTTGGGAAGTTCTAGGGTGAGTGTAGGTGGAACATCTGCCATATTCTTATGAGCACTATTTCCTTTTCCTATTAAGCTCTTGGTGCTGTGCCATGATGTCTTGATTAACaatttccctaaaaagtcaaaaagtaAGATCGCAAATTAAATGTTAGATAATAGAAAGAGAAGATTATTATCAACCTCCCACTAACTTGaagtaaattttgtttcccttcagatcatttctatacaattttaccctcaaAAACTCTGACTACATTTTAACCAcatgagaattttaaaaaaaaacgcagtGACAGCTGCAGTCAAAAACATTGAATTTCTCTTAGAACAATCGTGTTTTCTTTtagcttatttatttttttgttggttcAATTCAAATACAATGTTTAGCACTGCATTGATCAATCAAGCTTTTTGTTGCTgtatttaaaattcatttttcaaaatatcactctTGATATCTCTTGCTGACCTTGAAGTGAAGTGCACCTTATAATTAATTTCCAGAGTATTTAATTTGAGCCATATACTTTTCGTAAGTATTTAATTTCATGATTTTTAGCTGGGATTTATAGGGATTTTAAGATTTAGTGAGTATcaaaatttgtgattttccCCAGTAAGGTACATGACATTTGCATTTCTGCCCTATCTCATTATCTTACTTTtggttatttgcttcaaactcctgataactcaaactgtttttcatttcctttgaattatgaggttcgagttatcaggagtcgactgtatgACAGGTGCAAATTTAATAACTACCCTCTTAAAGTATGACCTTTGCCAATTTAGGctcaaggacaatttctcaaTTCATACAgccaaaataaaattcagaGAAAAACCCAATGTAGCAAGCACTCTTGCATATTGAGGAACTTTTTCTCTCTGTGCTACAGTCGcagtaacaatattttttttagtcatCATAGATCACTTTGAAGTGGGTGGAACATAATTCACATACGTTGTGCCGTTCGCGATAGCCAAATTAGGTCATAAATGTCTTGAACCAGCACAGCCACACTAAAAAAATCATGAACCTTTCAACAGCTGCATCACAGTACTCAGcatttgaatcatgaagatatttaaatgTTATGCTTCTAAACACCTTTTGCGATAATAAAAGATGACAAAACTGTGAAGAACGAAAATGGCAGTCTCAAtaaagtgcccttgtttgacctttagtgcagcaatgtcatgtttagatgccaaaatctcattggttcctaagcataaactcatagtaccttcaaccttattggcccctgCAACACACATCCAAACAGACAAAGCCACAATGATACATATGCTTagaccactgacatatgagctattttttcgaAATAGCTGAAAAACTAATGTTTACCCAACTATTcaaatttattgcaaaattcAATATTCTCCATGATCAGCAAATTTTATATGgtttttgcagcaaaacacgGTTCTTCTCAACATGCAATACTCGACATTGTGAATGCCATACTCTGTAATGCACTGGTCAAAAACATATAAACTACTTAACATTGGCGCGACAGTTTGCtttaacagctgtcaaacttcaaatgtctGGCACCCTTCTATTAGAACATTTTTACCAGCGCGTTCcatttatatttcatttttctcaactgtCAGGCATATTTGTCACTCAGAAACAGCACACTTGCCTCTAGAAATTATTCTTAATGCCTATAAAAATACTtgcaaagaatattttgttgagcgaaaacaaatcaagtcaaCAACAGCTGCCTACTCCAAACTTCGGATGTTTGGTggcaaaacatgtcatgtttgcacccaattagaacatgttttttcctTGCGTGTACATGCTTAGATGCAACTGACGGTAACTGAGAATAAGTTACAAGATACTTGCATTTCTTCCCCATCCCATTACCTAACTTCTGGTTATTTGCTTTGAACTCCCAATtaaactcgaactgtttttgattttccttGAATGTTTGAGTTATGGGGATCTAGCAGGAGTACTAGAGTTTGGTGCCATCAgccctattttttttaaactcaacTGGTGTTAGCAGCATTCTGTGAACATGTAGCTGTAAAATTAGTTTATTCTCCTACGTGAAGGGGACTCAGACTGTAGAGAATTAAATACCATTATAGATTGGTATAATTGTAAGAGAATACCTTTGTTAGTTGAAATGAAATTCAATCAGTCCTTCACTCCAAGTCTTGGTTAACCATGCAAATCAACTGAAATAAATGGCAAAAAGTAATTGTTACATGTATATAAATGTATGGGGTTGTATGGAAGTCTTACCCAAATGAACTCGTCAAGACACTGGGTAGAGGATCGCTGATGTATTAAAATGACGGACGTCCGTCATGGAGGGTAACTTAGAGTTAGAGAAGAATGTGCTTATTAAAAAAGGTCAGCTAAAAACTTCAGTAGAATTCTTATGCCTATGTCCTCAAACTTTCGACCGGACCTATCAGTGTAACTAACAACTTCAGATGAGACAAAAAAAGCCACTTAAAACTTTCGAGACaaccaaagttcccctaagacatccaaacaaacaaatagtTTTTTGGGCAGCTCCAAATGAACCAAGAAGGGTACTAAAGtatagagaaaaccatttgataCACTTCTGACATATTTAGAAACATTtggtcattgggtgcccctgtcaagaGCACTAAAAAGCTATAGaattaatgcacctatcaatgtaaagccagCAGGGGAGcggaggagggggggggaacCAGGCTatgatttgattgtctttgttggtcCCGGTGTAAAGCATTAGAATTATTTTGTTCtcccggtgggggggggggaaatttgaatctttcttcgacAGACATGCACTAGGATCAACTACATGTAAACGTTTTAAGATATTGCGCTATCAAAGTAAATGGAAGCTCTGCTTTACCAATGGAAAACTCCATCAGGTTGAAAACCTTCAGAGAGGTTTGATTTTGCCTTTAACCCGAAGgagataaaaacataaattatgACTTGGATTTCGTGATCATGTTTGTAGATAATGCGAAGGCAAGTGCCTTAGGTAAGAAATCaagacttttaaaaataaattttatttggtGCCATTCACAAAAGAACCTAGCATCACATTCTTATATCTTATCCATGGGACAGGGCCATTAGTTGATATTCTATAATTTAGATTGAGCTCAGTATAAAGTTTTGAAATGACCACAATgctgtatgaaaataaaatgttttgataCTGTTGTCGCCTTTCAATAAAAGATGTCAGTTAGTGCTTTTAATAGACACCAGAAGAGAGGTAAAACTTAAGGAGGGGGACATGTGGGTTTACAGTATTGCAGTATATGGCTTTTTTTCACGTAGTATttcagtaattttaattttaacgtgcATTTTGGTCATCATTTTGGCTGACGGTATTCAgtgaaataagattgttcacGGTACTATGGTACCGtttatttt is a window from the Porites lutea chromosome 10, jaPorLute2.1, whole genome shotgun sequence genome containing:
- the LOC140949901 gene encoding uncharacterized protein, with the protein product MADVPPTLTLELPKKSDLSNTFKPWNEVCFPIDILLLTVKDCEFLACYTYLRNSFKSYHVNLGYVYFGNMGKSGDVPLKVALMTCSDGSSAPHGSLITVKNAVVELRPKAVFYVGCCGGLNPEVTKLQLGDVVVSSKLTTESLKTPVGRGILHLVRHADHGWIPPLKRPEDRKVQVCCDGDILSGINPVSAKQQNMSHVTQATAFAFGGEGIFAAAHDLKIEWVIVKGISHFADGNNPAENSWESHACIMAASLVSTMLKDPFVFEQWPHYEDLSARKQPSSSTATKEELPDSLCLEECQKQLRSIYETNSKIKIVPWDQSSAVHIDEIYTQLSWLMDEKKPSGVTQKKLKRYTDIFDHRRPNHTPKRILVHGRPGIGKTVFTQKATFDWSQHRFKGTTGRFHLVLLVKLRDVCNLNDVPAILSAANLLASDGPISIENLYDYVRRHQENVVLILDGYDEYVHSTASQSPVLEIWEKKRLRDCCVIITSRDMKGEGLKSSSDAQFEIDGFDRKRQEDFARRFLKDQDVKEFFRYLEQQDLKDIAKIPILLLMLLLVWKEKDREGLPSSRVMVYFQFLQTMFNHMSEKQKKPAEKVDNHREELCKVGELAFDALLHDLLYFPLSKLPDPVLTEKLIEAGLFQLLNMSALNPCKDVHFIHKSMQEFLASLFLKEELLSQESENNSLFKVDSIEKFFKLNEVLKFAAEMSEEAAREILIHLLEMAAKEDGEYSFDNQAPSVEDLSNKQKNVLTLCTQLFFYCSADTRSELFPTFLSNLGGVFLINPDQLNIVAKENFVKTTASLLYIFFSYSGPYTEQSYKNLINLTQQLNAVIGSRTGEQKASEFLNVFPWRRVDEFFLMKEENNTHLYFTQIVKPLPYEMVKTLVSLEETTKKKNMNGDESSEESSSSCCSKRHGLSRVWWIEAMFVNRSEVELMIEMMPFITAPHWIEVEGEPGEVFDAEVTESLLRSIPTTHKLETLVLWRINVTSSPAVEFISRVFKQDLPNLKFLNMSFNPLLGAGVDSLIKHLSCAPHLEELRLWGVKMTPQQVMNLTSAVQQHGHITYLDSSYHDYKGNPEPEHEWPSENYWKSEYPHLFPDSSPESAHEQEQEMENQTSESQVLPELERLSTVEDDERKRRRCSCCIIM